In Deltaproteobacteria bacterium, the genomic stretch AGCTGGCCGGTGCCATCGCGGGCGTGGTCGATGCGCTCACCGGACTCTTCGGCGAGGGCACCCACTGGCAGCAGGGCATCCGCGACTTCCGCGACTCGCTCCGCGCCGACATGGCCGAGGGCATGGGCGTGCAGGACCTGACGTTCACGCGCCCGACGCGACCGGGGACCGCCGCGCCCGGCGCACCGGCGAGCGACGCCATGTCGTCGATGCCCGCGGTCGCGGCGATGACGCCCGCCATCCCCGCGTCCTTCCCGATGACGCCTGCCGCGCCGCCCGCGTCGCCGCCCATCACCGTCAACCTCCAGGTCGACGGCACGACCCTCGCCACCGCGGTCCATCGAGCGGACCGCGACTCGGCCACCCGCTCGTTCTCGCCGGTCCCGGCGTACTGAGGAAGGAGGACGCGTGTCGCTCGATGCTGCTCTCGCCCGCGCTCCTCGCTGCCTGCTCGTGAACGTCACGAGCGGGGAGTCGCTCGAGTGCCTCTTCAACCCGACGCAGGTGACCGAGAAGCTGCAGGTGAACTGGAACCGCCTCGCGGTGCCCGGGCTCTCCCATCAGGTGCTGCAGTTCCAGAGCACGGCGAACCGGCAGCTCTCGGGCGTCGAGTTCTACCTCGACCGCTTCTTCGCCGCCGAGCAGCCGGGCGACCCGAACATCCTCGACTTCCGCGCCTTCCTGCGCGCGCTCACGGTGCCCCCCGAGGGCACCGAGGGCGTGGCCGCGACGGCGCCGCCCCGCGTCCTCTTCATCTGGCCGAGCGTCGTCACCGTCGAGTGCGTCGTCGCCAGCGTGGAGTTCCAGTACAAGCAGCTCGCCGTCGACGGGATGGTGCTCGTCTACACGGCGAGCGTCTCCTTCGAGGAGATCCTCGACACGCGCGTGACCAGCGAAGAGCTGCGCGAGGAGGTCGAGTGATGGCGCCCCGCACCGGCTCCCGGCACTCCTTCGCGCTCGGCGTGCGTGACGAGCTCGCGCAGCTGTTCCTCACGGAGCGCGAGCCCTACCGCTTTCGCGAGCACACGGACACGCGCG encodes the following:
- a CDS encoding peptidoglycan-binding protein; the protein is MSLDAALARAPRCLLVNVTSGESLECLFNPTQVTEKLQVNWNRLAVPGLSHQVLQFQSTANRQLSGVEFYLDRFFAAEQPGDPNILDFRAFLRALTVPPEGTEGVAATAPPRVLFIWPSVVTVECVVASVEFQYKQLAVDGMVLVYTASVSFEEILDTRVTSEELREEVE